From one Erinaceus europaeus chromosome 4, mEriEur2.1, whole genome shotgun sequence genomic stretch:
- the USP5 gene encoding ubiquitin carboxyl-terminal hydrolase 5 isoform X1: MAELSEEALLSVLPTIRVPKAGDRVHKDECAFSFDTPESEGGLYICMNTFLGFGKQYVERHFNKTGQRVYLHLRRTRRLKEEDITTGTGDPPRKKPTRLAIGVEGGFDLSEDKFEYEEDVKIVILPDYLEIARDGLGGLPDIVRDRVTSAVDALLSADSASRKQEVQAWDGEVRQVSKHAFHLKQLDNPARIPPCGWKCSKCDMRENLWLNLTDGSILCGRRYFDGTGGNNHAVEHYRETGYPLAVKLGTITPDGADVYSYDEDDMVLDPNLAEHLSHFGIDMLKMQKTDKTMTELEIDMNQRIGEWELIQESSVPLKPLFGPGYTGIRNLGNSCYLNSVVQVLFSIPDFQRKYVDKLEKIFQNAPADPTQDFSTQVAKLGHGLLSGAYSKPTPESPDGEQGPEQKEVQEGIAPRMFKALIGKGHPEFSTNRQQDAQEFFLHLINMVERNCRSSENPNEVFRFLVEEKIKCLATEKVKYTQRVDYIMQLPVPMDAALNKEELLEYEEKKRQAEEEKLPLPELVRAQVPFSSCLEAYGAPEQVEDFWSTALQAKSVAVKTTRFASFPDYLVIQIKKFTFGLDWVPKKLDVSIEMPEELDISQLRGTGLQPGEEELPDIAPPLVTPDEPKGSLGFYGNEDEDSFCSPHFSSPTSPMLDESVIIQLVEMGFPMDACRKAVYYTGNSGAEAAMNWVMSHMDDPDFANPLILPGSSGPGSTSAAAEPPPEDCVSTIVSMGFSRDQALKALRATNNSLERAVDWIFSHIDDLDAEAAMDISEGRSAADSISESVPVGPKVRDGPGKYQLFAFISHMGTSTMCGHYVCHIKKEGRWVIYNDQKVCASEKPPKDLGYIYFYQRVAS; encoded by the exons ATGGCGGAGCTGAGTGAGGAGGCGCTGCTGTCAGTATTACCGACGATCCGGGTTCCGAAGGCTGGAGACCGGGTCCACAAGGACGAGTGCGCCTTCTCCTTCGACACACCG GAGTCTGAGGGAGGCCTCTACATCTGCATGAACACATTCCTGGGCTTCGGGAAGCAGTATGTGGAGAGACACTTCAATAAGACTGGCCAGCGCGTCTATCTGCACCTCCGGCGGACCCGGCGCCTG AAAGAGGAGGACATCACCACAGGCACCGGTGACCCGCCCCGGAAGAAGCCCACGCGGCTGGCTATTG gtgTCGAAGGCGGCTTTGACCTCAGTGAGGACAAGTTTGAATACGAGGAGGACGTGAAGATTGTTATTTTGCCGGACTACCTGGAGATCGCCCGGGATGGTCTGGGGGGACTGCCTGACATCGTCAGAGATCGG GTAACCAGTGCGGTGGACGCTCTCCTGTCGGCCGACTCAGCCTCCCGCAAGCAGGAGGTGCAGGCCTGGGATGGGGAAGTGCGCCAGGTATCTAAACATGCCTTCCACCTCAAGCAGCTGGACAACCCAGCTCGGATCCCTCCCTG CGGCTGGAAGTGCTCCAAGTGTGACATGAGAGAGAACCTGTGGCTCAACCTGACAGATGGCTCCATCCTCTGTGGCCGGCGCTACTTCGACGGCACTGGGGGCAACAACCACGCTGTGGAGCACTACAGGGAGACCGGCTACCCGCTGGCAGTCAAGCTGGGGACCATCACACCCGATGGAGCTG ATGTGTACTCATACGACGAAGATGACATGGTCCTGGACCCCAACCTGGCCGAGCACCTGTCCCACTTCGGCATCGACATGCTGAAGATGCAAAAG ACGGACAAGACGATGACAGAGCTGGAGATAGACATGAACCAGCGGATTGGCGAGTGGGAGCTAATCCAGGAGTCAAGCGTGCCCCTCAAGCCCTTGTTTGGGCCCGGCTACACAGGCATCCGGAACCTGGGCAACAGCTGCTACCTCAACTCCGTGGTCCAGGTGCTCTTCAGCATCCCTGACTTCCAGAGGAA GTATGTGGATAAGTTGGAGAAAATCTTTCAGAATGCACCAGCGGACCCTACCCAGGACTTCAGCACCCAGGT AGCCAAGCTGGGCCATGGTCTCCTCTCAGGAGCGTATTCGAAGCCAACACCAGAGTCACCTGATGGAGAGCAGGGCCCAGAACAAAAG GAAGTTCAAGAAGGCATCGCCCCTCGGATGTTCAAGGCCCTCATTGGCAAGGGTCACCCGGAGTTCTCCACCAACAGACAGCAGGATGCCCAGGAgttctttcttcacctcatcaacATGGTGGAG AGGAATTGCCGGAGCTCTGAGAACCCGAACGAAGTGTTCCGCTTCTTGGTGGAGGAGAAGATCAAGTGCCTGGCCACTGAGAAGGTGAAGTACACCCAGCGAGTAGACTACATCATGCAGCTGCCAGTGCCCATGGACGCGGCCCTCAACAAAG AGGAGCTTCTAGAATATGAGGAAAAGAAGCGGCAAGCCGAGGAGGAGAAGCTGCCACTGCCTGAGCTGGTGCGGGCCCAGGTGCCCTTCAGCTCCTGCCTGGAGGCCTATGGTGCCCCTGAGCAGGTGGAGGACTTCTGGAGCACAGCCCTGCAGGCCAAGTCAGTTGCTGTCAA GACCACACGTTTTGCCTCATTCCCCGACTACCTGGTCATCCAGATCAAGAAGTTCACCTTTGGCTTAGACTGGGTGCCCAAGAAACTGG ATGTGTCCATTGAGATGCCAGAGGAGCTTGACATCTCCCAGCTGAGGGGCACCGGGCTGCAGCCTGGTGAGGAGGAGCTGCCCGACATTGCCCCGCCCCTGGTCACGCCGGACGAGCCCAAAGGTAGCCTTGGTTTTTATGGCAACGAAGACGAAGACTCCTTCTGCTCCCCTCACTTCTCCTCTCCGACAT CACCCATGCTAGATGAGTCAGTCATCATCCAGCTGGTGGAGATGGGCTTTCCCATGGACGCCTGCCGCAAAGCTGTGTACTACACAGGCAACAGCGGCGCCGAGGCCGCCATGAACTGGGTCATGTCGCACATGGACGATCCAG ACTTCGCCAACCCCCTCATCCTGCCTGGCTCCAGTGGGCCAGGCTCCACCAGTGCAGCGGCCGAGCCTCCGCCGGAGGACTGTGTGAGCACCATCGTCTCCATGGGCTTTTCCCGGGACCAGGCCCTGAAGGCTCTGCGTGCCACG AACAACAGCTTAGAGCGAGCCGTGGACTGGATCTTCAGTCACATTGATGACCTTGATGCAGAGGCCGCCATGGACATCTCAGAAGGCCGCTCAGCTGCCGACTCCATCTCTGAATCTGTGCCAGTGGGACCCAAAGTCCGGGACGGCCCTGGAA AATATCAGCTGTTTGCCTTCATTAGTCACATGGGCACCTCTACTATGTGTGGTCACTACGTCTGCCACATCAAGAAGGAAGGCAG aTGGGTGATCTACAATGACCAGAAAGTGTGTGCCTCTGAGAAGCCGCCCAAGGACCTGGGCTACATCTATTTTTACCAGAGAGTGGCCAGCTAA
- the USP5 gene encoding ubiquitin carboxyl-terminal hydrolase 5 isoform X2: protein MAELSEEALLSVLPTIRVPKAGDRVHKDECAFSFDTPESEGGLYICMNTFLGFGKQYVERHFNKTGQRVYLHLRRTRRLKEEDITTGTGDPPRKKPTRLAIGVEGGFDLSEDKFEYEEDVKIVILPDYLEIARDGLGGLPDIVRDRVTSAVDALLSADSASRKQEVQAWDGEVRQVSKHAFHLKQLDNPARIPPCGWKCSKCDMRENLWLNLTDGSILCGRRYFDGTGGNNHAVEHYRETGYPLAVKLGTITPDGADVYSYDEDDMVLDPNLAEHLSHFGIDMLKMQKTDKTMTELEIDMNQRIGEWELIQESSVPLKPLFGPGYTGIRNLGNSCYLNSVVQVLFSIPDFQRKYVDKLEKIFQNAPADPTQDFSTQVAKLGHGLLSGAYSKPTPESPDGEQGPEQKEVQEGIAPRMFKALIGKGHPEFSTNRQQDAQEFFLHLINMVERNCRSSENPNEVFRFLVEEKIKCLATEKVKYTQRVDYIMQLPVPMDAALNKEELLEYEEKKRQAEEEKLPLPELVRAQVPFSSCLEAYGAPEQVEDFWSTALQAKSVAVKTTRFASFPDYLVIQIKKFTFGLDWVPKKLDVSIEMPEELDISQLRGTGLQPGEEELPDIAPPLVTPDEPKAPMLDESVIIQLVEMGFPMDACRKAVYYTGNSGAEAAMNWVMSHMDDPDFANPLILPGSSGPGSTSAAAEPPPEDCVSTIVSMGFSRDQALKALRATNNSLERAVDWIFSHIDDLDAEAAMDISEGRSAADSISESVPVGPKVRDGPGKYQLFAFISHMGTSTMCGHYVCHIKKEGRWVIYNDQKVCASEKPPKDLGYIYFYQRVAS, encoded by the exons ATGGCGGAGCTGAGTGAGGAGGCGCTGCTGTCAGTATTACCGACGATCCGGGTTCCGAAGGCTGGAGACCGGGTCCACAAGGACGAGTGCGCCTTCTCCTTCGACACACCG GAGTCTGAGGGAGGCCTCTACATCTGCATGAACACATTCCTGGGCTTCGGGAAGCAGTATGTGGAGAGACACTTCAATAAGACTGGCCAGCGCGTCTATCTGCACCTCCGGCGGACCCGGCGCCTG AAAGAGGAGGACATCACCACAGGCACCGGTGACCCGCCCCGGAAGAAGCCCACGCGGCTGGCTATTG gtgTCGAAGGCGGCTTTGACCTCAGTGAGGACAAGTTTGAATACGAGGAGGACGTGAAGATTGTTATTTTGCCGGACTACCTGGAGATCGCCCGGGATGGTCTGGGGGGACTGCCTGACATCGTCAGAGATCGG GTAACCAGTGCGGTGGACGCTCTCCTGTCGGCCGACTCAGCCTCCCGCAAGCAGGAGGTGCAGGCCTGGGATGGGGAAGTGCGCCAGGTATCTAAACATGCCTTCCACCTCAAGCAGCTGGACAACCCAGCTCGGATCCCTCCCTG CGGCTGGAAGTGCTCCAAGTGTGACATGAGAGAGAACCTGTGGCTCAACCTGACAGATGGCTCCATCCTCTGTGGCCGGCGCTACTTCGACGGCACTGGGGGCAACAACCACGCTGTGGAGCACTACAGGGAGACCGGCTACCCGCTGGCAGTCAAGCTGGGGACCATCACACCCGATGGAGCTG ATGTGTACTCATACGACGAAGATGACATGGTCCTGGACCCCAACCTGGCCGAGCACCTGTCCCACTTCGGCATCGACATGCTGAAGATGCAAAAG ACGGACAAGACGATGACAGAGCTGGAGATAGACATGAACCAGCGGATTGGCGAGTGGGAGCTAATCCAGGAGTCAAGCGTGCCCCTCAAGCCCTTGTTTGGGCCCGGCTACACAGGCATCCGGAACCTGGGCAACAGCTGCTACCTCAACTCCGTGGTCCAGGTGCTCTTCAGCATCCCTGACTTCCAGAGGAA GTATGTGGATAAGTTGGAGAAAATCTTTCAGAATGCACCAGCGGACCCTACCCAGGACTTCAGCACCCAGGT AGCCAAGCTGGGCCATGGTCTCCTCTCAGGAGCGTATTCGAAGCCAACACCAGAGTCACCTGATGGAGAGCAGGGCCCAGAACAAAAG GAAGTTCAAGAAGGCATCGCCCCTCGGATGTTCAAGGCCCTCATTGGCAAGGGTCACCCGGAGTTCTCCACCAACAGACAGCAGGATGCCCAGGAgttctttcttcacctcatcaacATGGTGGAG AGGAATTGCCGGAGCTCTGAGAACCCGAACGAAGTGTTCCGCTTCTTGGTGGAGGAGAAGATCAAGTGCCTGGCCACTGAGAAGGTGAAGTACACCCAGCGAGTAGACTACATCATGCAGCTGCCAGTGCCCATGGACGCGGCCCTCAACAAAG AGGAGCTTCTAGAATATGAGGAAAAGAAGCGGCAAGCCGAGGAGGAGAAGCTGCCACTGCCTGAGCTGGTGCGGGCCCAGGTGCCCTTCAGCTCCTGCCTGGAGGCCTATGGTGCCCCTGAGCAGGTGGAGGACTTCTGGAGCACAGCCCTGCAGGCCAAGTCAGTTGCTGTCAA GACCACACGTTTTGCCTCATTCCCCGACTACCTGGTCATCCAGATCAAGAAGTTCACCTTTGGCTTAGACTGGGTGCCCAAGAAACTGG ATGTGTCCATTGAGATGCCAGAGGAGCTTGACATCTCCCAGCTGAGGGGCACCGGGCTGCAGCCTGGTGAGGAGGAGCTGCCCGACATTGCCCCGCCCCTGGTCACGCCGGACGAGCCCAAAG CACCCATGCTAGATGAGTCAGTCATCATCCAGCTGGTGGAGATGGGCTTTCCCATGGACGCCTGCCGCAAAGCTGTGTACTACACAGGCAACAGCGGCGCCGAGGCCGCCATGAACTGGGTCATGTCGCACATGGACGATCCAG ACTTCGCCAACCCCCTCATCCTGCCTGGCTCCAGTGGGCCAGGCTCCACCAGTGCAGCGGCCGAGCCTCCGCCGGAGGACTGTGTGAGCACCATCGTCTCCATGGGCTTTTCCCGGGACCAGGCCCTGAAGGCTCTGCGTGCCACG AACAACAGCTTAGAGCGAGCCGTGGACTGGATCTTCAGTCACATTGATGACCTTGATGCAGAGGCCGCCATGGACATCTCAGAAGGCCGCTCAGCTGCCGACTCCATCTCTGAATCTGTGCCAGTGGGACCCAAAGTCCGGGACGGCCCTGGAA AATATCAGCTGTTTGCCTTCATTAGTCACATGGGCACCTCTACTATGTGTGGTCACTACGTCTGCCACATCAAGAAGGAAGGCAG aTGGGTGATCTACAATGACCAGAAAGTGTGTGCCTCTGAGAAGCCGCCCAAGGACCTGGGCTACATCTATTTTTACCAGAGAGTGGCCAGCTAA
- the USP5 gene encoding ubiquitin carboxyl-terminal hydrolase 5 isoform X3, whose protein sequence is MAELSEEALLSVLPTIRVPKAGDRVHKDECAFSFDTPESEGGLYICMNTFLGFGKQYVERHFNKTGQRVYLHLRRTRRLKEEDITTGTGDPPRKKPTRLAIGVEGGFDLSEDKFEYEEDVKIVILPDYLEIARDGLGGLPDIVRDRVTSAVDALLSADSASRKQEVQAWDGEVRQVSKHAFHLKQLDNPARIPPCGWKCSKCDMRENLWLNLTDGSILCGRRYFDGTGGNNHAVEHYRETGYPLAVKLGTITPDGADVYSYDEDDMVLDPNLAEHLSHFGIDMLKMQKTDKTMTELEIDMNQRIGEWELIQESSVPLKPLFGPGYTGIRNLGNSCYLNSVVQVLFSIPDFQRKYVDKLEKIFQNAPADPTQDFSTQVAKLGHGLLSGAYSKPTPESPDGEQGPEQKEVQEGIAPRMFKALIGKGHPEFSTNRQQDAQEFFLHLINMVERNCRSSENPNEVFRFLVEEKIKCLATEKVKYTQRVDYIMQLPVPMDAALNKEELLEYEEKKRQAEEEKLPLPELVRAQVPFSSCLEAYGAPEQVEDFWSTALQAKSVAVKTTRFASFPDYLVIQIKKFTFGLDWVPKKLDVSIEMPEELDISQLRGTGLQPGEEELPDIAPPLVTPDEPKGSLGFYGNEDEDSFCSPHFSSPTSPMLDESVIIQLVEMGFPMDACRKAVYYTGNSGAEAAMNWVMSHMDDPDFANPLILPGSSGPGSTSAAAEPPPEDCVSTIVSMGFSRDQALKALRATNNSLERAVDWIFSHIDDLDAEAAMDISEGRSAADSISESVPVGPKVRDGPGKYQLFAFISHMGTSTMCGHYVCHIKKEDG, encoded by the exons ATGGCGGAGCTGAGTGAGGAGGCGCTGCTGTCAGTATTACCGACGATCCGGGTTCCGAAGGCTGGAGACCGGGTCCACAAGGACGAGTGCGCCTTCTCCTTCGACACACCG GAGTCTGAGGGAGGCCTCTACATCTGCATGAACACATTCCTGGGCTTCGGGAAGCAGTATGTGGAGAGACACTTCAATAAGACTGGCCAGCGCGTCTATCTGCACCTCCGGCGGACCCGGCGCCTG AAAGAGGAGGACATCACCACAGGCACCGGTGACCCGCCCCGGAAGAAGCCCACGCGGCTGGCTATTG gtgTCGAAGGCGGCTTTGACCTCAGTGAGGACAAGTTTGAATACGAGGAGGACGTGAAGATTGTTATTTTGCCGGACTACCTGGAGATCGCCCGGGATGGTCTGGGGGGACTGCCTGACATCGTCAGAGATCGG GTAACCAGTGCGGTGGACGCTCTCCTGTCGGCCGACTCAGCCTCCCGCAAGCAGGAGGTGCAGGCCTGGGATGGGGAAGTGCGCCAGGTATCTAAACATGCCTTCCACCTCAAGCAGCTGGACAACCCAGCTCGGATCCCTCCCTG CGGCTGGAAGTGCTCCAAGTGTGACATGAGAGAGAACCTGTGGCTCAACCTGACAGATGGCTCCATCCTCTGTGGCCGGCGCTACTTCGACGGCACTGGGGGCAACAACCACGCTGTGGAGCACTACAGGGAGACCGGCTACCCGCTGGCAGTCAAGCTGGGGACCATCACACCCGATGGAGCTG ATGTGTACTCATACGACGAAGATGACATGGTCCTGGACCCCAACCTGGCCGAGCACCTGTCCCACTTCGGCATCGACATGCTGAAGATGCAAAAG ACGGACAAGACGATGACAGAGCTGGAGATAGACATGAACCAGCGGATTGGCGAGTGGGAGCTAATCCAGGAGTCAAGCGTGCCCCTCAAGCCCTTGTTTGGGCCCGGCTACACAGGCATCCGGAACCTGGGCAACAGCTGCTACCTCAACTCCGTGGTCCAGGTGCTCTTCAGCATCCCTGACTTCCAGAGGAA GTATGTGGATAAGTTGGAGAAAATCTTTCAGAATGCACCAGCGGACCCTACCCAGGACTTCAGCACCCAGGT AGCCAAGCTGGGCCATGGTCTCCTCTCAGGAGCGTATTCGAAGCCAACACCAGAGTCACCTGATGGAGAGCAGGGCCCAGAACAAAAG GAAGTTCAAGAAGGCATCGCCCCTCGGATGTTCAAGGCCCTCATTGGCAAGGGTCACCCGGAGTTCTCCACCAACAGACAGCAGGATGCCCAGGAgttctttcttcacctcatcaacATGGTGGAG AGGAATTGCCGGAGCTCTGAGAACCCGAACGAAGTGTTCCGCTTCTTGGTGGAGGAGAAGATCAAGTGCCTGGCCACTGAGAAGGTGAAGTACACCCAGCGAGTAGACTACATCATGCAGCTGCCAGTGCCCATGGACGCGGCCCTCAACAAAG AGGAGCTTCTAGAATATGAGGAAAAGAAGCGGCAAGCCGAGGAGGAGAAGCTGCCACTGCCTGAGCTGGTGCGGGCCCAGGTGCCCTTCAGCTCCTGCCTGGAGGCCTATGGTGCCCCTGAGCAGGTGGAGGACTTCTGGAGCACAGCCCTGCAGGCCAAGTCAGTTGCTGTCAA GACCACACGTTTTGCCTCATTCCCCGACTACCTGGTCATCCAGATCAAGAAGTTCACCTTTGGCTTAGACTGGGTGCCCAAGAAACTGG ATGTGTCCATTGAGATGCCAGAGGAGCTTGACATCTCCCAGCTGAGGGGCACCGGGCTGCAGCCTGGTGAGGAGGAGCTGCCCGACATTGCCCCGCCCCTGGTCACGCCGGACGAGCCCAAAGGTAGCCTTGGTTTTTATGGCAACGAAGACGAAGACTCCTTCTGCTCCCCTCACTTCTCCTCTCCGACAT CACCCATGCTAGATGAGTCAGTCATCATCCAGCTGGTGGAGATGGGCTTTCCCATGGACGCCTGCCGCAAAGCTGTGTACTACACAGGCAACAGCGGCGCCGAGGCCGCCATGAACTGGGTCATGTCGCACATGGACGATCCAG ACTTCGCCAACCCCCTCATCCTGCCTGGCTCCAGTGGGCCAGGCTCCACCAGTGCAGCGGCCGAGCCTCCGCCGGAGGACTGTGTGAGCACCATCGTCTCCATGGGCTTTTCCCGGGACCAGGCCCTGAAGGCTCTGCGTGCCACG AACAACAGCTTAGAGCGAGCCGTGGACTGGATCTTCAGTCACATTGATGACCTTGATGCAGAGGCCGCCATGGACATCTCAGAAGGCCGCTCAGCTGCCGACTCCATCTCTGAATCTGTGCCAGTGGGACCCAAAGTCCGGGACGGCCCTGGAA AATATCAGCTGTTTGCCTTCATTAGTCACATGGGCACCTCTACTATGTGTGGTCACTACGTCTGCCACATCAAGAAGGAAG aTGGGTGA
- the CDCA3 gene encoding cell division cycle-associated protein 3: MGSAKSVPATPARAAPHNKHLARVADPRSPSAGILRTPIQVESSPQPQRPAGEPLEGPAQAPDSDPRSPTLGIARTPMKISGDAPNPLVKQLDEEFGSEASNTNILPEPVLPLEALSSSELDLPLDTQCLLQDQVPSQSQTQLPFKQAPSTEETALPSETPVTSQGSGRLLRDSQTPRASGAKCNRRKPKGKVLGRSPLTVLQDDNSPGALTSRQGKRLSPLSENIRDLKDGTILGTGGLLKAGGRAWEQGQDQDKENHHFPLVEN; encoded by the exons ATGGGCTCGGCCAAGAGCGTCCCGGCCACCCCGGCGCGGGCGGCGCCGCACAACAAGCACCTGGCCCGGGTGGCGGACCCGCGCTCCCCCAGCGCCGGCATCCTGCGCACCCCCATCCAG GTGGAGAGCTCCCCGCAGCCACAgcgacctgcaggggagccgctggAGGGCCCTGCCCAGGCCCCGGACTCTGACCCCCGCTCCCCTACCCTTGGCATCGCCCGGACGCCTATGAAGATCAGCGGAG atGCCCCCAATCCACTGGTGAAACAGCTGGACGAAGAATTTGGGTCAGAAGCCTCCAACACAAATATTCTCCCAGAGCCTGTTCTGCCCTTGGAGGCACTGTCCTCCTCTGAATTGGACTTGCCTCTGGACACCCAGTGTCTCCTGCAGGATCAGGTACCTTCGCAGAGCCAGACTCAGCTCCCCTTTAAGCAGGCACCTTCCACAGAGGAAACGGCATTGCCCTCAGAGACCCCTGTGACCAGCCAGGGCTCAGGCAGGCTTCTGAGAGACTCCCAGACTCCCAGAGCTTCAG GTGCTAAGTGCAATAGACGGAAACCAAAAGGCAAGGTTCTAGGGCGATCTCCCCTCACCGTCTTGCAAGATGACAACTCCCCTGGCGCCCTGACTTCACGACAG GGTAAGCGGCTTTCTCCTCTGAGTGAAAACATTCGGGATCTGAAGGATGGGACCATTCTGGGAACGGGGGGACTGTTGAAAGCTGGGGGACGAGCCTGGGAACAAGGCCAGGACCAAGACAAAGAAAACCACCACTTCCCCCTGGTTGAGAACTAG
- the GNB3 gene encoding guanine nucleotide-binding protein G(I)/G(S)/G(T) subunit beta-3, protein MGEMEQLRQEAEQLKKQIADARKAYADMTLTELVSGLEVVGRVQMRTRRTLRGHLAKIYAMHWATDSKLLVSASQDGKLIVWDTYTTNKVHAIPLRSSWVMTCAYAPSGNFVACGGLDNMCSIYNLKSREGNVKVSRELSAHTGYLSCCRFLDDNNIVTSSGDTTCALWDIETGQQKTVFVGHTGDCMSLAVSPDFKLFISGACDASAKLWDVREGTCRQTFTGHESDINAICFFPNGEAICTGSDDASCRLFDLRADQELTVYSHESIICGITSVAFSLSGRLLFAGYDDFNCNVWDSMKCERVGILSGHDNRVSCLGVTADGMAVATGSWDSFLKIWN, encoded by the exons CTGGTGTCTGGCCTGGAGGTGGTGGGACGGGTCCAGATGCGGACACGGCGGACACTGCGGGGGCACCTGGCCAAGATCTATGCCATGCACTGGGCCACCGACTCCAA GCTGCTGGTAAGTGCCTCGCAGGACGGGAAGCTGATCGTGTGGGACACCTATACTACTAACAAG gtgcacGCCATCCCCCTGCGCTCCTCCTGGGTCATGACCTGTGCCTATGCTCCGTCGGGGAACTTTGTGGCATGTGGCGGACTGGACAACATGTGCTCCATCTACAACCTCAAATCCCGTGAGGGCAATGTCAAGGTCAGCCGCGAGTTGTCTGCCCACACAG gttATCTCTCCTGCTGCCGCTTCCTGGATGACAACAACATTGTGACCAGCTCAGGGGACACCACGTG tgcCCTGTGGGACATTGAAACCGGGCAGCAGAAGACTGTGTTTGTAGGACACACAGGGGACTGCATGAGCCTGGCTGTTTCTCCCGACTTCAAGCTCTTCATCTCAGGGGCTTGTGACGCTAGTGCCAAGCTTTGGGACGTGAGGGAGGGGACCTGCCGTCAGACCTTCACAGGCCACGAGTCAGACATCAACGCCATTTGT TTCTTCCCCAATGGAGAGGCCATCTGCACAGGCTCAGATGATGCTTCCTGCCGCCTGTTTGACCTGCGGGCCGACCAGGAGCTGACAGTCTACTCCCATGAGAGCATCATATGTGGCATCACTTCTGTGGCCTTCTCCCTTAGTGGACGTCTGCTCTTCGCAGGCTACGATGACTTCAACTGCAATGTGTGGGACTCCATGAAGTGTGAGCGTGTGG GTATCCTCTCTGGCCACGACAACAGGGTCAGCTGCCTGGGCGTcacagctgatgggatggctgTGGCCACTGGTTCCTGGGATAGCTTCCTCAAAATCTGGAACTAA